Proteins encoded together in one Lysinibacillus sp. FSL K6-0232 window:
- a CDS encoding PulJ/GspJ family protein yields the protein MRKKQQQGFTLVETLAVVVIISIISVLLFSILSSSTSTQQKQTTKNKNLQDTSYVLKLITKDFRKATEFDDATDTFTTSDGQQTYTLSNNTITRNGEIIANNIKEFKLEAKKDTPVVLTIKIVNTSDKEINAELTSRSIKN from the coding sequence ATGCGAAAAAAACAGCAGCAAGGCTTTACCTTAGTCGAAACATTGGCCGTCGTCGTTATTATCAGCATTATCTCAGTTCTTCTATTTAGTATATTAAGCTCCAGCACATCAACACAGCAAAAACAAACTACAAAAAACAAAAATTTACAGGATACTTCCTATGTACTTAAATTAATTACCAAGGATTTTCGAAAAGCAACGGAATTTGATGATGCTACTGATACATTTACTACTAGCGACGGACAACAAACATATACCCTTTCTAACAATACAATTACCCGAAATGGGGAGATTATTGCAAATAATATTAAAGAATTTAAACTAGAGGCTAAAAAAGATACTCCTGTTGTTCTAACCATAAAAATTGTAAATACATCTGATAAAGAAATAAATGCAGAATTAACTTCACGTAGTATCAAAAATTAA
- a CDS encoding type IV pilus modification PilV family protein, with protein sequence MKKNNLVQQEHGLTLIEVIASILLISIILLSFMSMFLQSSKTTATSDDIVNATYLAQKEMESIYKYRNNPIETVLEGQLNYHKESTSENIWVKQVDAVHIYVTLKDPDNLGLTPIIIEVKEDTSVKSKIENRYKLGG encoded by the coding sequence ATGAAAAAAAATAACCTTGTCCAGCAAGAGCATGGTCTTACCTTAATTGAAGTTATTGCCTCTATTCTGTTAATCTCTATTATACTTTTAAGTTTTATGAGCATGTTTTTACAATCGAGTAAAACAACGGCAACCTCCGATGATATTGTAAATGCTACCTATCTTGCCCAAAAGGAAATGGAAAGTATTTATAAATATCGAAATAACCCTATAGAAACAGTTTTAGAAGGTCAGTTAAATTATCATAAAGAATCTACTAGTGAGAATATTTGGGTAAAACAAGTCGATGCCGTACACATTTATGTAACATTAAAAGACCCTGACAACTTAGGCTTAACACCTATTATTATAGAAGTAAAAGAAGATACAAGTGTCAAAAGTAAAATAGAAAATAGATATAAATTAGGAGGCTGA
- a CDS encoding VanW family protein has product MKTYIKIISSFLAIVIIVGILIPSFVLNDTVFAKNDVKSSTIGGIKIEADNRSDLVTILEQAVLDWQQAEITISGADISQVINPSHFTFDVAAAIAQYENLTKKPWYAFWQKEKVVHIPIPVTIDAAAIQQIEQVGVWDIDKTLQQLTMQAGYLKEHEVEAAINDAVMQTGERIAFQVADLPSTEKGIAKVIPLLNDVTLVPNQATSLLTLLGEQVGAVNDAGLDFIASTLYSVLLQTDYEILERHSQQESPSYLQQGIEADINAALAKDLQFMNRSEQLGKLKATIEGNQLKIEIFAAVKDKDITVRVSKDKIVKPRVIYRYSDELQAGQERVEQEGKEGARVEVYRSIVQDGATEDQFVSRDYYAPQNRIVTRSSKEPVTVTAPTQNAGTNASDPDLDIDLDGNGLPDVESSTPEESSSQDGPEIVYGYYDKGGNFVQTGP; this is encoded by the coding sequence ATGAAAACTTACATAAAAATAATTAGCTCATTTTTAGCAATTGTTATAATCGTAGGAATTTTAATTCCATCATTTGTGTTAAATGATACAGTTTTTGCCAAAAATGATGTGAAAAGTTCGACAATTGGTGGTATAAAAATCGAGGCTGATAATCGTTCAGATTTAGTAACAATACTAGAACAAGCTGTTTTAGATTGGCAACAGGCTGAAATAACTATTAGCGGTGCTGATATATCGCAGGTCATTAATCCTAGTCACTTTACTTTTGATGTAGCTGCAGCAATTGCACAATATGAAAATTTAACAAAAAAGCCTTGGTATGCATTTTGGCAAAAGGAAAAGGTTGTACATATTCCGATTCCTGTAACAATTGATGCTGCTGCTATTCAGCAAATCGAGCAAGTAGGTGTTTGGGATATTGATAAAACACTTCAGCAATTAACAATGCAGGCGGGTTATTTAAAAGAGCATGAGGTTGAGGCGGCTATAAATGATGCAGTGATGCAAACAGGGGAAAGAATAGCCTTTCAGGTTGCAGATTTACCAAGTACGGAAAAAGGCATTGCAAAGGTTATTCCATTATTGAATGATGTGACACTTGTACCAAATCAGGCAACCTCCTTACTGACACTGTTAGGAGAGCAGGTGGGTGCTGTCAATGATGCTGGCTTAGATTTTATAGCGTCTACGCTCTATAGTGTACTTCTTCAAACAGACTATGAAATTTTAGAGCGACATTCTCAGCAAGAAAGTCCCTCTTATTTACAGCAAGGGATAGAGGCAGATATAAATGCTGCTTTAGCGAAAGACCTGCAATTTATGAATCGCTCTGAGCAGCTTGGTAAATTAAAAGCAACCATTGAGGGAAATCAATTAAAAATAGAAATTTTTGCAGCAGTCAAAGATAAGGATATTACGGTACGTGTTAGCAAGGACAAAATTGTAAAGCCACGTGTAATTTATCGTTATTCAGATGAATTACAAGCAGGGCAAGAACGTGTTGAACAAGAGGGCAAAGAGGGAGCGCGAGTTGAGGTCTATCGTTCGATTGTACAGGATGGTGCAACAGAGGATCAGTTTGTTAGTAGAGATTACTATGCGCCTCAAAACCGTATTGTGACACGTTCATCAAAGGAGCCTGTTACAGTAACAGCACCAACACAAAATGCTGGTACAAATGCCTCAGACCCTGATTTAGACATAGATTTAGATGGCAATGGCTTACCTGATGTAGAGTCTTCTACACCAGAGGAGTCTTCATCACAGGATGGCCCTGAAATTGTCTATGGCTATTATGATAAGGGTGGTAATTTCGTACAAACAGGTCCATAA
- a CDS encoding GspE/PulE family protein, with protein MAMKPGRKRLGDLLVEAGVITAEQLDYALATKMKDEKLGDFLIKENFLTEQQLIEVLEFQLGIPHISLNQFSISPELLQLIPAELAKRTNIMPIRKEKNKLFIAMEDPMDYFAIEEVRMATGCQIETSIAAKDDLYRTITKYYDLQESMDAAMLDIAATSTETQEEMENEDSPIVRLVNQIIANGVAQRASDIHFDPQETELRVRYRVDGVLRTERSLPKHMQNVVLARIKIMGNLNITENRIPQDGRIKTTVNFRPVDIRLATLPTVYGEKVVMRILDLTNAANDIDKLGFSDKNEALFRKMIAHPNGIMLITGPTGSGKSSTLYAALSHLNEEGVNIITVEDPVEYQLDGINQIQVKEEVGLTFAVGLRSILRQDPDIVMVGEIRDLETAQIAIRASLTGHLVLSTLHTNSAVESISRLHDMGIEPFLLSSSLVGIMAQRLVRKVCRDCAELYTFTSRELEILEENGIEGVTHGKKGRGCPACNHTGYRGRMAIHEILPVDRQVKDMILSRVGDMALRDYMKEQGYHTLLIDGLLKVVDGQTTTAEILRVASVD; from the coding sequence ATGGCAATGAAGCCAGGGCGCAAACGTTTAGGGGATTTACTTGTAGAAGCGGGCGTTATTACAGCTGAGCAGCTAGACTATGCACTAGCGACGAAAATGAAAGATGAGAAATTGGGCGATTTTCTTATTAAGGAAAACTTCTTAACGGAGCAGCAGTTAATTGAAGTATTGGAATTTCAGCTTGGGATTCCACATATTAGCTTAAATCAATTTTCCATTAGCCCTGAGTTATTGCAATTAATTCCAGCGGAGCTTGCTAAACGTACAAATATTATGCCGATTCGCAAGGAAAAAAATAAATTATTTATTGCGATGGAAGATCCTATGGATTATTTTGCCATTGAAGAAGTTCGTATGGCAACAGGCTGTCAAATTGAAACAAGTATTGCAGCCAAGGATGATTTATATCGCACCATTACGAAATATTATGATTTGCAGGAATCGATGGATGCTGCAATGTTGGATATAGCAGCTACAAGCACTGAAACACAAGAGGAAATGGAAAATGAGGATTCTCCAATTGTTCGGCTTGTGAACCAAATTATTGCAAATGGTGTTGCACAGCGCGCAAGTGATATTCATTTTGATCCACAGGAAACTGAGCTGCGTGTGCGTTATCGTGTAGATGGTGTGCTTCGTACTGAACGCTCATTGCCAAAGCATATGCAAAATGTGGTGCTGGCACGTATTAAAATTATGGGTAATCTCAATATTACCGAAAATCGAATTCCACAAGATGGACGTATTAAAACAACGGTTAATTTTAGACCTGTCGATATTCGTTTAGCTACATTGCCAACTGTTTATGGAGAAAAAGTAGTTATGCGAATTTTAGATTTAACAAATGCGGCTAATGATATTGATAAACTTGGCTTTAGTGACAAAAATGAGGCACTTTTTAGAAAAATGATTGCCCATCCTAACGGCATTATGCTAATTACGGGTCCAACAGGGTCAGGGAAATCCTCCACATTGTATGCAGCGCTTTCTCATCTAAATGAGGAGGGCGTGAATATTATTACAGTTGAGGACCCTGTGGAATACCAGTTAGATGGTATTAACCAGATTCAAGTAAAAGAAGAGGTTGGTTTAACCTTTGCAGTAGGCTTGCGTTCTATTTTACGGCAAGACCCCGATATAGTAATGGTAGGGGAAATTCGTGATCTTGAAACAGCACAGATTGCGATTCGTGCATCATTAACAGGTCATTTAGTATTAAGTACATTGCATACAAATAGTGCAGTAGAATCTATTTCAAGGTTACATGATATGGGGATTGAACCATTTTTATTATCCTCCTCACTTGTTGGGATTATGGCACAGCGTCTTGTGCGTAAAGTTTGCCGTGATTGTGCAGAGCTATATACATTTACATCACGTGAGCTTGAAATATTAGAGGAAAATGGTATTGAAGGTGTGACACATGGGAAAAAAGGGCGAGGCTGTCCTGCCTGTAACCATACGGGCTACCGAGGGCGTATGGCAATCCATGAAATTCTTCCTGTTGACCGACAAGTAAAGGATATGATTTTAAGTCGTGTAGGAGATATGGCTTTGCGTGATTATATGAAAGAGCAGGGCTATCACACATTATTAATAGATGGACTATTAAAGGTTGTGGATGGTCAAACAACAACAGCAGAAATTTTACGTGTTGCAAGTGTAGACTAG
- a CDS encoding type IV pilus twitching motility protein PilT, with translation MTAYSIVELLTYAFEEKASDLHLTKGIPPVYRIHGQLQQYGTVPLETEDLKDMVKVILPVHKQQEFEEKGETDFNFSLPGKCRFRVNAYHQRNEVTIAARLIEAKIPSIEALNMPQVLYRLAEKPQGLILVTGPTGSGKSTTLAAMIDYINETRSKHIITLEDPIEYLHTHKKSIVNQREIGVDTMSFANGLRASLRQDPDIILVGEMRDYETISTAITAAETGHLVMATLHTSSAPTTIDRIIDVFPPHQQGQIRVQLANVLQGIVSQRLFVRKDVKGRIAATEILVQAPAISNLIRNEKIHQIPSVMQTSKALGMHTLEASMQHLIATGKISLADARPYMNDGDYN, from the coding sequence ATGACAGCATATTCAATTGTTGAATTATTAACATATGCATTTGAGGAAAAAGCATCAGATTTGCATTTAACAAAAGGCATTCCGCCTGTCTATCGTATCCATGGGCAGCTACAGCAATATGGCACAGTGCCACTGGAAACAGAGGACTTAAAGGATATGGTCAAGGTGATTCTCCCTGTGCATAAGCAGCAGGAATTTGAAGAAAAGGGCGAAACAGATTTTAACTTTTCATTGCCTGGGAAATGTCGCTTTCGTGTCAATGCCTATCATCAGCGCAATGAAGTAACCATAGCAGCTCGTTTAATCGAAGCAAAAATTCCTTCTATTGAGGCATTAAACATGCCACAAGTGCTATATCGACTTGCAGAAAAGCCACAAGGACTTATTTTAGTAACAGGCCCTACTGGTTCTGGTAAATCTACAACACTTGCAGCAATGATTGATTATATCAATGAAACAAGGTCGAAACATATTATTACATTAGAAGACCCGATTGAGTATTTGCATACACATAAAAAGTCAATTGTTAATCAGCGTGAGATTGGCGTTGATACAATGAGCTTTGCCAATGGTTTACGTGCATCTTTACGACAAGACCCCGATATTATTTTAGTGGGGGAAATGCGTGATTATGAAACAATTTCAACAGCGATTACGGCTGCTGAAACAGGGCATTTAGTCATGGCAACGCTTCATACAAGTAGTGCACCAACAACTATTGACCGTATTATTGATGTCTTTCCACCACATCAGCAAGGGCAAATTCGTGTACAGCTTGCGAATGTACTGCAAGGCATTGTATCTCAACGTTTATTTGTTCGTAAGGATGTAAAAGGGCGTATTGCAGCAACAGAAATTTTAGTGCAGGCGCCTGCTATTTCAAATTTAATTCGCAATGAAAAAATCCATCAAATTCCAAGTGTTATGCAAACGAGCAAAGCTTTAGGGATGCACACATTAGAGGCTTCAATGCAGCATTTAATTGCAACAGGGAAAATTTCATTGGCAGATGCACGCCCATATATGAACGATGGTGATTATAATTGA
- a CDS encoding type II secretion system F family protein has translation MTIFRYSGRTKTGAPKKGIIEAPNKNVAMEKLRAQGINARELQESNSILHKEIAIGTKVKHQDFVIYCRQYATLIRAGVSVVEATHILGEQTRSKPLKRALMQVEEDIRNGMAFSEAAGKHPKVFPLLFVNMMRAGEATGSVDDTLDRLASTLEKQYNIKKKIQSAMTYPAILSLLTIVVGIFLMVFIVPTFMDAFEEMNLDMPLITVIVVGISNWLIQFWLLVVLALTVIAISLHFFYKNNKEFHYAVNVFLLRMPIFGQLLQKDVIARMTRTLATLFSGSVPILQALTIVEKVGGNPVIGKVVLEARDNLEKGGTLSEPLEKSWLFPPLVTQMTSIGERTGSLDYMLEKIADFYEEEVNRAVDTIKSLIEPLMIVVLALVVGVIVAAIFLPMFQLYENM, from the coding sequence TTGACAATATTTCGCTATAGTGGTCGTACGAAAACAGGTGCACCAAAAAAGGGCATTATCGAAGCACCTAATAAAAATGTTGCAATGGAAAAGCTAAGAGCACAAGGAATTAATGCGCGAGAACTTCAAGAATCGAATAGCATTTTACATAAAGAGATTGCTATTGGAACAAAAGTAAAACACCAAGACTTTGTTATTTATTGCCGACAGTATGCAACATTAATTCGTGCAGGCGTTTCTGTTGTAGAAGCTACGCATATTTTAGGTGAGCAAACACGTAGTAAACCATTGAAACGAGCATTAATGCAGGTTGAAGAGGATATTCGCAATGGGATGGCATTTTCAGAGGCAGCAGGCAAGCATCCAAAGGTCTTTCCGCTGTTATTTGTCAATATGATGCGCGCAGGCGAGGCAACAGGTAGCGTGGATGATACATTAGATCGCCTAGCAAGCACACTTGAAAAGCAATACAATATTAAGAAAAAAATTCAATCTGCGATGACATATCCAGCGATATTATCACTATTAACAATCGTTGTTGGTATCTTTTTAATGGTTTTTATTGTGCCAACATTTATGGATGCCTTTGAAGAAATGAATTTAGATATGCCATTAATTACGGTTATTGTTGTTGGTATTAGCAATTGGCTTATTCAGTTTTGGCTTCTTGTAGTGCTAGCCTTAACTGTAATAGCTATCAGCCTTCACTTTTTCTATAAAAATAATAAAGAGTTTCATTATGCTGTCAATGTTTTTTTACTGCGAATGCCAATCTTTGGGCAGCTTTTACAAAAGGATGTTATCGCCAGGATGACAAGAACCTTGGCTACATTATTTAGTGGCTCTGTGCCAATTCTACAAGCCCTAACAATTGTTGAAAAGGTTGGGGGGAATCCAGTCATTGGCAAGGTCGTGCTAGAGGCGCGCGATAATTTAGAAAAGGGTGGTACATTATCAGAGCCACTTGAAAAAAGCTGGCTATTTCCACCACTTGTTACGCAAATGACATCTATTGGGGAGCGAACAGGCTCATTGGATTATATGCTTGAAAAAATAGCTGATTTTTATGAGGAAGAAGTAAATCGTGCTGTTGATACGATTAAATCACTTATCGAGCCTTTAATGATTGTTGTGCTTGCACTTGTTGTAGGTGTGATTGTCGCAGCGATTTTCTTACCGATGTTCCAATTATATGAAAATATGTAA
- a CDS encoding prepilin-type N-terminal cleavage/methylation domain-containing protein: MLKNQKGLTLVELLAVIVILAVVAAIAIPAIGNTIDNSRYKALKADAINVIHAAQFYFMEHPTAGQWQMVEVEELVAEGYLDSAGKILEADAEGQNANVQFMDGAYYFNAHAIYYSNGKYINFDNATLQHIADDIRNGSKGNGGRCIGRDCVGSP; encoded by the coding sequence ATGCTTAAAAATCAAAAAGGTTTAACATTAGTAGAGCTACTAGCCGTTATTGTTATTCTTGCGGTGGTTGCAGCAATTGCAATCCCAGCAATAGGTAATACGATTGATAATTCGCGCTATAAGGCATTAAAGGCAGATGCTATCAATGTGATTCATGCTGCACAGTTTTATTTTATGGAGCATCCAACTGCTGGGCAATGGCAAATGGTTGAAGTAGAAGAATTAGTAGCAGAAGGCTATTTAGATAGTGCAGGTAAAATATTAGAGGCAGATGCAGAAGGTCAAAATGCCAATGTTCAATTTATGGATGGCGCATATTATTTCAATGCCCATGCCATTTATTATAGCAATGGCAAGTATATTAATTTTGATAATGCCACCCTCCAGCATATTGCTGATGATATTCGCAATGGCAGCAAAGGAAACGGCGGCAGATGTATCGGGCGAGATTGTGTAGGCTCGCCATAA
- a CDS encoding prepilin-type N-terminal cleavage/methylation domain-containing protein has protein sequence MWKKWKNKKLLKNEKGLTLVELLAVIVILAIIAAIAVPAIGNIIDKSKDRAILAEASNILAGAKIAYIDGVCEENGTCNTAALQQFVDGIDLTEHDASATYADNEWSISYKRFGELRTEILGDITLGTNNTLTEQQLNTALTNAGGEPETP, from the coding sequence ATGTGGAAAAAATGGAAAAACAAAAAGCTATTGAAAAATGAAAAGGGTTTAACATTAGTAGAGTTACTAGCTGTTATTGTGATTCTAGCAATTATCGCAGCAATCGCTGTCCCTGCCATTGGTAACATCATTGATAAATCCAAAGACCGTGCGATTTTAGCAGAAGCATCCAATATCCTTGCAGGTGCAAAAATTGCTTATATTGATGGAGTTTGTGAGGAAAATGGTACATGTAATACAGCCGCATTACAACAATTTGTGGATGGCATTGACTTAACTGAACACGATGCTTCTGCTACTTATGCAGATAATGAGTGGTCCATTTCATATAAAAGATTTGGTGAACTTAGAACGGAGATACTTGGCGATATTACTCTTGGTACTAATAATACATTAACTGAACAGCAACTTAATACAGCATTAACAAATGCAGGCGGAGAACCTGAAACTCCTTAA
- the pilM gene encoding type IV pilus biogenesis protein PilM, translating to MFKRKKKSHVSIELKDYVLRAIVAKGPEPSQWQAYEYPLATGIVENGTIVDEVALFEIIKEQVVKWTGKKQAVRLFVPDTTVLLKTFEHPKDVQSQELRGYAEMELGHSIHLPFQDPLIDVYDADAEDGKAVLFAAPSEEITKMVGMLLDVSLEPEAADIRALCNIRLLDHMALLAPDKTYLIAEWSINELSISIFSNGQVEFLRYQSIDTDIEKWQGKMVDEFNYQFIYSGETEEYQMIVMDQVLEIDRIMNFFKFSLHKGEKTVDEMIMLGDNPLLKSIGNLLASNLDTPLLVITDTQIEELFPHFKKEFSTLLGLALKEVH from the coding sequence ATGTTTAAGAGAAAGAAAAAATCGCATGTTTCGATTGAATTAAAGGATTATGTGCTGCGTGCGATTGTGGCGAAAGGACCAGAGCCTAGTCAGTGGCAAGCTTATGAATATCCTTTAGCAACTGGAATTGTGGAAAATGGCACAATTGTCGATGAAGTAGCTCTTTTTGAGATTATTAAGGAGCAGGTTGTGAAATGGACAGGCAAAAAACAGGCTGTTCGGCTATTTGTGCCTGATACAACCGTATTACTAAAAACGTTTGAACATCCAAAAGATGTGCAATCACAGGAATTGCGTGGCTATGCTGAAATGGAGCTAGGTCACTCGATTCATTTACCCTTTCAAGACCCATTAATTGATGTGTATGATGCGGATGCAGAGGATGGCAAGGCTGTATTATTTGCAGCGCCTTCAGAGGAAATTACCAAAATGGTAGGGATGCTCTTGGATGTTTCCTTAGAGCCTGAAGCTGCAGATATTCGCGCTTTATGTAATATCCGTTTACTGGACCATATGGCATTGCTAGCACCTGATAAAACGTATTTAATTGCTGAATGGTCCATTAATGAGCTATCAATCAGTATTTTTTCCAATGGTCAGGTTGAATTTCTACGTTATCAATCCATTGATACAGATATAGAAAAATGGCAGGGAAAAATGGTTGATGAATTTAATTATCAATTTATTTATAGTGGTGAAACAGAAGAATATCAAATGATTGTTATGGATCAAGTTTTAGAGATTGATCGAATTATGAATTTCTTTAAATTCTCCTTGCATAAAGGTGAAAAAACAGTGGATGAAATGATTATGCTTGGTGATAATCCATTGTTAAAGTCCATAGGAAATTTATTGGCATCTAATTTAGATACACCATTGCTAGTCATTACCGACACACAAATTGAGGAGCTTTTCCCACACTTTAAAAAAGAGTTTTCAACGTTGCTTGGCTTAGCTTTAAAGGAGGTTCATTAA
- a CDS encoding prepilin peptidase: MTLVYTIIFFVFGLVFGSFYNVVGLRIPKKESIIQPPSHCTNCHRQLTARDLVPVLSYVSLGGKCRSCGYRISWLYPMMELLTGVFFAFAYWQLGWGLELIVALLFISLLIIIVVSDFAYMLIPDKVLLFFLPFLLIGRILSPLTPWWDCLVGAVVGFGILYGIAVVSRGGMGGGDIKLFFLIGLALGTINVLLTLFLAAVIGLVVGLVVLAKRKQGRKTPIPFGPSIALAAIIVYFYGDSFIHWYLGFW, translated from the coding sequence TTGACATTGGTTTATACAATTATTTTCTTTGTTTTTGGGCTTGTCTTTGGTTCGTTTTATAATGTCGTTGGCTTACGAATACCAAAAAAGGAATCAATTATCCAGCCACCTTCACATTGCACCAATTGTCATAGGCAATTAACAGCACGTGATTTAGTGCCTGTTTTGTCATATGTATCTTTGGGTGGAAAATGTCGAAGCTGTGGCTATCGAATTTCTTGGCTTTACCCAATGATGGAGCTGCTCACAGGCGTATTCTTTGCCTTTGCTTATTGGCAGCTAGGCTGGGGGCTCGAATTGATTGTCGCATTATTATTTATTTCATTATTGATAATTATCGTTGTATCAGATTTTGCTTATATGCTAATTCCAGATAAGGTGCTGCTATTCTTTTTGCCTTTTCTTCTTATCGGGCGCATATTATCGCCCCTCACACCGTGGTGGGATTGCCTTGTAGGTGCTGTCGTTGGCTTTGGCATATTATATGGTATTGCCGTTGTGTCCAGAGGCGGTATGGGGGGAGGCGATATTAAATTATTCTTTTTAATTGGTCTTGCCCTTGGTACAATAAATGTACTGTTAACACTATTTTTAGCAGCCGTTATTGGTTTAGTTGTCGGGTTAGTAGTATTAGCAAAACGAAAACAAGGAAGAAAAACACCCATTCCATTTGGGCCATCGATTGCATTAGCAGCAATAATTGTTTATTTCTATGGTGACTCGTTTATACATTGGTATTTAGGGTTTTGGTAG
- a CDS encoding gamma-glutamyl-gamma-aminobutyrate hydrolase family protein, whose protein sequence is MKPIIGITAFVDDSLSSQLNAAYSKSIIEAGGIPLIIPIGVEQDVAEILALTDGLLLSGGHDIHPFLFGEDPSPNIGKVHPARDAVEVALIEEAITRKMPIFGICRGLQILNVALGGTLYQDIDSDYAGTKLLQHAQQSDRMVATHYVQIAANNLLMDIIGQEKIAVNSLHHQAVKILADNCQAAALSSDGIVEAMVYKELPFCLAVQWHPEELATVGDQHALKLFSAFIEASLKFKKHM, encoded by the coding sequence GTGAAGCCAATTATTGGTATTACAGCCTTTGTGGACGATAGTTTATCTTCACAGTTAAATGCTGCTTACAGTAAAAGTATTATTGAAGCAGGAGGTATCCCGCTAATTATTCCCATTGGCGTAGAGCAGGATGTAGCAGAAATATTAGCTCTTACAGATGGTTTATTGCTATCTGGAGGTCATGATATACATCCGTTCCTGTTTGGCGAAGATCCTTCACCAAACATAGGAAAAGTTCATCCCGCAAGAGATGCGGTAGAGGTAGCTTTAATTGAGGAAGCAATTACGCGGAAAATGCCTATTTTCGGTATTTGTCGTGGCTTACAAATATTAAATGTTGCGCTAGGTGGCACATTGTATCAAGATATTGATAGCGACTATGCTGGTACAAAGCTGTTACAGCATGCGCAACAATCAGATCGAATGGTGGCAACGCATTATGTGCAAATTGCGGCTAATAATTTATTAATGGATATAATAGGGCAGGAAAAAATCGCTGTTAATTCATTGCATCATCAGGCTGTAAAGATACTAGCCGATAACTGTCAAGCAGCGGCACTATCAAGTGATGGTATTGTTGAAGCGATGGTGTACAAGGAGCTACCATTTTGTTTAGCTGTGCAGTGGCATCCAGAGGAACTAGCTACTGTAGGAGATCAGCATGCGTTAAAGCTATTCTCAGCATTTATTGAGGCGAGTTTGAAATTTAAGAAACATATGTAG
- the lexA gene encoding transcriptional repressor LexA, with amino-acid sequence MKKVSKRQEDILAFIKEEVRTKGYPPSVREIGEAVGLASSSTVHGHLARLEQKGLIRRDPTKPRAIEILEPEESVQKQHVIHVPLVGKVTAGSPITAIENIEEYFPLPDAYGTSEDQLFMLEIMGESMIEAGILDGDLVIVKQRSTADNGDIVVAMTDEDEATVKRFFKEKNHFRLQPENSTMEPIIVDQVSILGQVVGLYRRVH; translated from the coding sequence ATGAAAAAAGTTTCAAAAAGACAAGAGGATATTTTAGCTTTCATTAAAGAAGAAGTACGAACTAAGGGTTATCCACCATCAGTACGTGAAATTGGGGAAGCAGTTGGACTTGCTTCAAGCTCAACGGTTCATGGTCATTTAGCTCGGTTAGAGCAAAAGGGTCTTATTCGCCGTGACCCTACAAAGCCACGCGCAATTGAAATTTTAGAGCCAGAGGAATCCGTTCAAAAGCAACATGTTATTCATGTGCCGCTTGTCGGGAAAGTTACAGCTGGTTCTCCTATTACAGCGATTGAAAATATCGAAGAATACTTCCCATTACCAGATGCCTATGGCACAAGTGAGGATCAATTATTTATGTTAGAGATTATGGGTGAATCCATGATTGAAGCAGGTATTTTAGATGGGGACTTAGTCATTGTCAAGCAAAGGTCAACTGCTGATAATGGAGATATTGTTGTAGCCATGACAGATGAGGATGAGGCAACTGTCAAGCGTTTCTTCAAAGAAAAAAATCATTTCCGTTTACAGCCTGAAAACTCAACAATGGAACCAATTATCGTTGATCAAGTTTCCATTTTAGGACAAGTTGTAGGTCTTTATCGCCGTGTTCATTAA
- the yneA gene encoding cell division suppressor protein YneA, with protein sequence MIWLKKNTHISILVGTCLLFAAYLYITDPGDIRYAEIQVEHGDSLWSLAEQYRGKMSTDDWIKLVKVENELLDIKIVAGKSLVIPVLDDQANRIKTIEIARNEQ encoded by the coding sequence ATGATTTGGTTAAAGAAAAATACGCATATCTCAATTTTAGTAGGAACTTGTTTACTGTTTGCAGCATACCTTTACATTACTGATCCAGGAGATATACGTTACGCAGAAATTCAGGTTGAGCATGGAGATAGCTTATGGTCGTTAGCAGAACAATATCGTGGTAAAATGAGTACAGATGATTGGATTAAGCTTGTAAAAGTAGAAAATGAACTACTAGATATTAAAATTGTAGCTGGTAAATCATTAGTAATACCTGTACTGGATGATCAAGCCAATCGCATCAAAACAATTGAAATTGCGAGAAATGAACAATGA